Proteins from a genomic interval of Corynebacterium deserti GIMN1.010:
- a CDS encoding HNH endonuclease produces the protein MSMGSLFDDEKYKLTNGNRCTYCGTEESLTLDHFVPRIIGGLDTGDNLVPACRSCNSSKGKSDVLEWYQRKEEFPPLMVIRRYLKITVEMAQTAGILDFPIDSKEVQDLPISVKAIPTERFPLTSELSL, from the coding sequence ATGTCGATGGGCTCGCTATTTGATGATGAGAAATACAAGCTTACGAATGGAAACCGTTGTACATATTGCGGAACTGAAGAGAGCTTGACCTTGGATCATTTCGTACCGAGAATTATTGGCGGGTTAGATACCGGGGATAACTTAGTTCCAGCATGCCGAAGCTGCAATAGTTCAAAAGGTAAATCTGATGTACTTGAGTGGTACCAACGTAAGGAGGAATTTCCTCCTCTGATGGTGATACGACGATACCTGAAAATAACAGTGGAAATGGCGCAAACTGCAGGAATATTGGATTTTCCAATTGATTCGAAAGAAGTCCAGGATCTTCCTATAAGCGTCAAAGCCATCCCGACGGAACGGTTTCCACTCACCTCAGAATTGTCACTTTAA
- a CDS encoding calcium/sodium antiporter: MDFLDVGRIIVGLVLLIVGGELLVRGASALARRVGISSLVVGLTVVSAATSAPELAITIGAVWQDEPGLAVGNVVGSNIINILFILGLSALILPLVVTRGLVRFDVPVMVALSAGLLVMALDGVISAVDGVILFSVVVAHTVWTIVASRRRARPPVDSTETTAASDTGDGEEISPATSTIKSLLLIVVGIALLVGGATLLVDGAVNIATGLGISSLVVGLTVVAIGTSLPELVTSITAVRRGERDIAVGNIVGSNIFNIGVVLGLPALISLDGIPVSSAAIAFDIPVMLAVAAALLPIAFTGFVVARWEGAVFLGLYVAYTGYLVLAATEHDALEGFTAVMAGFILPLVIVTLIAVTSYEIGLRKGRKDLARTDPS; encoded by the coding sequence ATGGACTTTCTGGATGTGGGACGCATCATTGTCGGACTGGTGCTGTTGATTGTAGGCGGGGAACTTCTGGTGCGAGGTGCGTCAGCGCTGGCCCGCCGGGTGGGAATCTCCTCACTGGTGGTCGGTTTGACCGTCGTGTCAGCAGCTACATCCGCGCCGGAACTGGCGATTACCATCGGGGCGGTTTGGCAGGACGAGCCCGGACTGGCTGTGGGAAATGTGGTCGGTAGCAATATCATCAACATCCTGTTTATTCTCGGACTCTCCGCTCTGATCCTCCCCCTGGTCGTCACACGCGGACTGGTACGGTTCGATGTTCCCGTAATGGTCGCTCTATCGGCCGGGTTGCTCGTGATGGCCCTCGATGGGGTAATCAGCGCGGTCGATGGTGTGATCCTGTTCAGCGTGGTCGTTGCACACACGGTGTGGACGATTGTTGCCAGCCGTCGCCGCGCACGGCCCCCGGTCGATTCCACGGAGACCACCGCCGCCTCCGATACCGGGGACGGAGAAGAAATATCGCCTGCCACATCCACTATCAAATCCCTCCTGCTCATAGTGGTCGGAATCGCGCTGCTGGTGGGTGGGGCCACTCTCCTGGTCGATGGGGCGGTCAACATTGCCACCGGATTGGGCATCAGTAGTCTCGTGGTCGGATTGACCGTCGTTGCCATCGGTACCTCCTTGCCTGAACTGGTGACCTCCATTACCGCGGTACGCCGTGGTGAACGGGACATCGCGGTGGGAAATATCGTGGGCAGCAACATCTTCAACATCGGAGTGGTGCTCGGACTGCCCGCCCTGATTTCCCTCGACGGCATCCCGGTGTCCAGCGCCGCCATCGCCTTTGATATCCCGGTGATGCTGGCCGTAGCAGCAGCTCTGCTGCCCATTGCCTTCACCGGTTTTGTGGTGGCACGGTGGGAGGGGGCGGTTTTTCTCGGATTGTATGTCGCCTACACGGGTTATCTTGTCCTTGCAGCTACCGAGCACGATGCCCTGGAGGGGTTTACCGCTGTGATGGCGGGCTTCATCCTCCCGCTGGTCATAGTCACCCTGATCGCCGTCACCTCCTATGAGATCGGGCTACGTAAGGGGAGAAAAGACCTCGCACGTACAGACCCGTCTTGA
- a CDS encoding hemerythrin domain-containing protein translates to MGAEDRYISDSGEVSLVQAFTVEHHEIDAGIERYLADTDADPVRRAEPLLSGMKALRRHIYLEEEIVFPHLQQGTLMMPLMVMRKEHGQLWQRIDALVDTLQNSSGEPTQVEEICTEILQLLDRHNQKEEPIIYPHMDADLTADEQDKVRDLLAGGTMPEGWICEALR, encoded by the coding sequence ATGGGTGCGGAAGATCGATATATTTCTGATTCTGGTGAAGTTTCATTAGTGCAGGCCTTCACCGTTGAGCATCATGAAATTGATGCGGGAATTGAGCGCTATCTTGCAGATACTGATGCAGATCCCGTGCGTCGAGCCGAACCACTTCTGAGTGGCATGAAGGCGCTTCGTCGACATATTTATCTAGAAGAAGAAATTGTGTTCCCGCATCTTCAACAAGGCACGTTAATGATGCCGTTGATGGTGATGCGAAAAGAACATGGGCAGTTGTGGCAGCGGATCGATGCGCTTGTGGACACGCTGCAAAACTCGTCCGGTGAGCCTACTCAGGTGGAAGAAATCTGCACGGAGATCCTTCAACTCCTTGATCGGCACAACCAAAAGGAAGAGCCGATCATTTATCCGCATATGGATGCGGATCTAACTGCAGATGAGCAGGATAAGGTTCGTGACTTGCTTGCCGGCGGTACTATGCCAGAAGGCTGGATTTGCGAAGCTTTGCGGTGA
- a CDS encoding 2'-5' RNA ligase family protein — MASPENILLYLPEKEEQQVREVFAELEERGFPVQNQKPHITITSSPSMSRDVVDRASELLPPVMPSRFTRVGTVVFGTKRKQTVAWLLETSEELEEAARNISALNPDGRGQRWVPHLTMGLRLPRETVPDYIRALDEVTSPHFKEITATTAAYWRPHLQHLTVF; from the coding sequence GTGGCGTCGCCGGAGAATATTCTCTTGTACCTTCCCGAAAAGGAAGAACAACAGGTCAGGGAAGTTTTTGCTGAATTGGAAGAGAGAGGATTTCCAGTTCAGAATCAAAAGCCGCACATCACCATTACCTCTTCTCCTTCGATGTCTAGAGATGTTGTGGACCGGGCGTCAGAGTTGCTTCCCCCTGTGATGCCATCAAGATTTACTCGTGTTGGAACCGTGGTGTTTGGTACAAAGCGGAAACAAACCGTGGCGTGGCTGTTGGAAACTTCTGAAGAATTAGAGGAAGCAGCTAGGAATATTAGTGCGCTTAACCCTGATGGTCGTGGGCAGCGTTGGGTTCCACACCTGACAATGGGGTTGCGGCTACCGCGAGAAACTGTCCCTGATTACATCAGAGCATTAGATGAGGTAACCTCGCCGCACTTTAAAGAAATCACGGCAACAACAGCTGCATACTGGCGACCGCACCTGCAGCACTTAACTGTTTTCTAA